The Toxoplasma gondii ME49 chromosome III, whole genome shotgun sequence genome includes a window with the following:
- a CDS encoding phosphatidylinositol 3- and 4-kinase (encoded by transcript TGME49_276170): MACAKMGEGGGAAPAASGGLASHPLYYYSTHNALRAAEGAENFFPVTFVELHGTRTCKINVYPFCDVQMVKRILLKKMNLSSCMKVRDIRLLYKGSELPNWRLMNIFTDAPLKKLHWSIRSDNMRASIRPLVSQQKLRGSLIQVIEEVKLGFRRNVAPKLTMDGTGGTYILFDARRRPVGIFKPEDEEAFAPCNPRGYEGRIGQAGFRGGVLSGEGAGREYAAHILDSLYNCPAGIPPTTMVEACHPAFCYKSPVQLGTTGDHLMMNSYMAAAPENDAQTPAAMQLKWKAGSLQQFAQAKESCGDYNPLLFSVSDVHRIALFDIRVMNLDRNDGNILVAPLHTFQDITASLNRSESAGHEHVSGRLAQHQQKMMSRQLASKLLRSVSSVGCVGRPTGSDAAATHAATEAAHAAQSLVTPEGQQTKFRLIPIDHGLILPDVIDVATVDLVWFDWPQCKMPFSEHDLALVYSFNAERDAERLRRKLLMRDDCLRTLRLSTRFLQQCVRHHLNLHQIATIAARDDVDQPSALELLVRTSLQRAYLTMDCASLVSTNRLGFGMLDLAELKLLDESVLASLDGRPRRETSSGRSSRAASRGSAKASSGKETRRRDLSPSARRTCCACCCRHGPPSFAKRRDDEASGRRKSHRCGGCACKPKREDLATCDENSGRQANRQEGLSGVTTGASSFADRLPSAAKTVEGISKASSSECLAKFKTERASGRSESGEALCARSFSGSSAESFELEAVGQGRLRSSCTTSFSSLGGVRRSSSTYNWYQRGASGSDETKQTLDAPELANAAIPEEAAVGESRQSRALCRDSEATPCRRAFSSGRSQCEDRGSGTDGDLFDRREAAVCTPGCAAAVERRCDGFRTRCGRCDAQQGEGSDCGTCSRVAGRLSSDFSSESEESEESTANRCASGSTSSSRSSVSTPSRGGGLSDSSGSDDNDAGDENDEDESGYDSDEEADGARGRRTSCSGSEREEPRGKSEKLNTSHSAPVLHAAVTPHLRSLPSAAFFDYPPSMMEAQGAAKGEAGRRRRRKKARAKKPDAHDRERRSTEESDSRQQTRTKKEGKGEKETTHEKKEENVFDAVRGTQRGTVRRLNGTAAGTAYRRRKQQPHGVGSTWLLYDTDGRSIPLDWSEPRFDRLFFDCFEELLRKYIVQQHPEWASYPYKGSRLDAQLKKEKEAGERRTSEPVTKKNLKENATPAACCCDHGYHHCELLQAQRDEK, encoded by the exons ATGGCTTGCGCGAAAATGGGGGAGGGTGGAGGCGCCGCGCCAGCAGCCTCTGGGGGCCTCGCCTCGCACCCTCTCTACTATTACAGCACACACAACGCGTTGCGCGCGGCAGAGGGCGCCGAGAACTTTTTTCCTGTCACCTTCGTCGAACTGCATGGAACGCGTACCTGCAAGATCAACGTGTATCCGTTCTGCGACGTGCAGATGGTCAAGCGAATTCTCCTCAAAAAAATGAACCTCTCGAGCTGCATGAAG GTCCGCGACATCCGACTGCTCTACAAAGGCAGCGAACTGCCGAACTGGAGACTGATGAACATCTTCACAGATGCGCCGCTCAAGAAACTGCACTGGAGCATTCGCAGCGACAACATGCGCGCGTCCATTCGCCCGCTCGTCAGCCAACAAAAACTCCGTGGAAGCCTCATCCAGGTCATTGAAGAG GTGAAACTCGGTTTTCGCAGAAACGTCGCCCCCAAGCTGACGATGGACGGCACTGGAGGAACGTACATCCTCTTTGATGCGCGTCGCCGGCCGGTCGGAATTTTCAAGCCTGAG GACGAGGAAGCGTTTGCGCCGTGCAATCCAAGAGGCTACGAGGGACGCATCGGCCAAGCTG gTTTTCGAGGAGGCGTTTTGAGTGGAGAGGGAGCAGGGCGAGAGTACGCCGCTCATATTTTGGACTCCCTGTACAACTGTCCCGCTGGCATTCCTCCGACGACGATGGTGGAGGCATGTCATCCTGCTTTCTGCTACAAATCTCCCGTCCAA TTGGGGACGACGGGCGACCATTTGATGATGAACAGCTACATGGCTGCGGCACCGGAGAACGACGCGCAGACGCCAGCGGCCATGCAGCTCAAGTGGAAGGCAGGGAGTTTGCAGCAATTTGCGCAAGCAAAG GAGAGCTGCGGAGACTACAACCCTCTGTTGTTTAGTGTGAGCGACGTCCACCGCATCGCGCTCTTCGACATCCGCGTGATGAATCTCGACCGAAACGATGGAAACATCCTTGTCGCGCCTCTACACACTTTCCAAGACATCACGGCCTCGCTCAACAGATCCGAGTCTGCAGGCCATGAG CATGTCTCGGGTCGCCTAGCTCAACATCAGCAGAAAATGATGTCGAGGCAGCTGGCGTCGAAGCTTCTTCGCTCGGTCTCGAGCGTCGGAT GCGTCGGTCGACCCACAGGAAGCGACGCAGCAGCCACCCATGCGGCGACGGAGGCCGCGCATGCTGCCCAGTCTCTCGTCACTCCTGAAGGCCAGCAGACCAA atTTCGACTCATCCCCATTGACCACGGACTGATTCTGCCGGATGTGATTGACGTCGCGACCGTCGACCTCGTCTGGTTTGACTGGCCACAGTGCAAG ATGCCTTTTTCGGAGCACGACCTTGCCCTCGTCTACTCCttcaacgcagagagagacgcggagcgTCTCCGTCGGAAACTTCTGATGAG AGACGACTGCTTGAGGACGCTGCGTCTGTCCACGCGCTTCCTCCAGCAGTGTGTGCGACATCATCTGAATCTCCATCAAATTGCGACGATCGCAGCTCGAGACGATGTTGACCAGCCGTCTGCTCTCGAGCTCCTC GTTCGCACAAGTTTGCAGCGCGCGTATTTGACGATGGACTGTGCGTCGTTGGTGTCGACGAATCGCCTGGGGTTTGGCATGCTCGACCTGGCTGAGTTGAAGCTTCTGGACGAGAGTGTGCTGGCCTCTTTGGATGGGCGGCCGCGGCGGGAGACTTCCTCAGGTCGCTCTTCGCGCGCAGCTTCTCGCGGCAGTGCGAAGGCTTCATCgggaaaggagacgcggcGCCGGGACTTGTCGCCGTCGGCGCGTCGCACGTGTTGCGCCTGCTGCTGCCGCCACGGACCGCCTTCGTTCGCAAAGCGGCGCGACGACGAAGCTTCTGGAAGACGCAAGTCTCACCGCTGTGGCGGCTGTGCCTGCAAGCCGAAGCGCGAGGACCTTGCGACCTGCGACGAGAACTCTGGGCGGCAGGCAAACAGACAAGAAGGTCTCAGCGGCGTGACGACTGGCGCCTCCTCGTTCGCCGACAGACTTCCCTCTGCGGCCAAGACCGTAGAAGGAATCAGCAAGGCGAGCAGCTCGGAGTGTCTGGCGAAATTCAAAACTGAGAGGGCGAGTGGGCGCAGCGAGAGTGGAGAGGCCCTGTGTGCAAGGTCGTTCTCAGGGTCGTCTGCGGAGTCGTTCGAGCTCGAGGCCGTTGGACAGGGCCGTCTGCGCTCCTCCTGCACCAcgagcttctcttctctcggcggAGTCcggcgaagcagcagcacTTACAACTGGTATCAGCGCGGGGCGTCAGGCAGCgacgagacgaagcagactcTTGACGCTCCCGAACTCGCAAACGCGGCGATCCCGGAGGAAGCAGCTGTGGGCGAGTCTCGACAGAGCAGAGCTCTctgtcgagacagcgaagcgacGCCGTGCAGAAGAGCCTTCTCCTCGGGGCGAAGCCAGTGCGAGGACAGAGGAAGTGGAACAGACGGCGACCTGTTCGATCGCCGCGAAGCAGCTGTATGTACGCCCGGCTGCGCGGCCGCAGTCGAGCGTCGGTGCGACGGTTTTCGCACCCGCTGTGGGCGCTGCGACGCGCAGCAAGGCGAGGGCAGTGACTGCGGGACTTGCTCGCGAGTCGCAGGGCGGCTGTCGAGTGACTTCTCTtccgagagcgaggagagcgaggaaagcaCGGCGAACCGGTGCGCGAGTGgatcgacttcttcttctcgctcgagCGTCTCGACACCCAGTCGAGGCGGGGGTCTGAGCgacagcagcggcagcgacgacaacgacgcaggcgacgagaacgacgaagacgagagtggatacgacagcgacgaggaggcagacggcGCGCGTGGACGACGTACTTCGTGCAGCGGGAGTGAGCGTGAGGAGCCGCGAGGAAAGTCGGAGAAACTCAACACGAGTCACTCGGCCCCAGTTCTGCATGCGGCGGTCACTCCCCACCTTCGCTCGCTGCCGTCCGCCGCGTTCTTCGACTATCCGCCCAGCATGATGGAGGCGCAGGGAGCGGCGAAGGGTGAGGCCGGACGCAGGAGGCGCCGAAAAAAGGCTCGCGCGAAGAAGCCTGACGCGCATGACAGAGAGCGGCGCAGCACGGAAGAGAGCGATAGCCGGCAACAGACGCggacaaagaaggaaggcaagggcgagaaggagacgactcacgaaaaaaaggaagaaaacgtctTCGATGCCGTGCGAGGAACGCAACGGGGGACTGTCCGACG ACTCAACGGGACCGCAGCTGGTACGGCTTATAGACGGAGAAAGCAGCAGCCGCACGGCGTGGGCAGCACGTGGTTGCTCTACGACACTGACGGGCGTTCGATTCCTCTGGACTGGTCCGAGCCGCGTTTCGACAG ACTGTTCTTCGACTGCTTCGAGGAGCTGCTGAGGAAGTACATCGTCCAGCAACACCCTGAGTGGGCGTCTTATCCGTACAAAGGATCTCGTCTGGATGCGCagttgaagaaggaaaaagaggcgggggagagacgaacgagcGAACCTGTGACAAAGAAAAACTTGAAGGAGAACGCGACGCCAGCTGCTTGCTGCTGCGACCACGGCTACCATCACTGCGAACTTCTGCAGGCCCAGAGAGATGAAAAGTGA
- a CDS encoding hypothetical protein (encoded by transcript TGME49_276155) codes for MDGPAVDNSTEPFLRFWEKTQDGLTSSVWLSREDLHLLAAQASRRLVESLGGCMQKEQGNYSVSQLAENHTEQRQQKQGKQQTRAGAATEGIEGQTTNRTGLLKPLRGVCIAHYMTKNRVEEVILRLAAKASGYIPVTINWDADGIDRILYKIESTHCQAVIVDEEVPVACLNRLAEAAQGRFKVRDAASLTLTFLILAQICICEHAFGSSTSHCRCFLRRRCVFKVMTIFLFQRSRVAKTREECKTAICELSVEENQSACPQKKREKTTFLLYVQFEHHETHIADTEKKTRLGKSGKIERTAKESWRRRNPQGNRLQRERSADQYLYISSRIIYGNAFSACTCLHIGIMLTIRHAFFSLLGCVWKVVFTSGTTGRPKGAILTNKNMETSCLALRQLLDLRDDTPLTLVIVNPLHHVNSSVMLELALRSRRAKVHLVSRYTTSFWRLLADVAEEEAAASGRPERSAVPKRDFRLLTPLVSRHIDFLRELVDTNRLTGVSVHRLAHALRPKEVVLLLGSAPVGLTTVQTFLRLLGKLPAIRFGSTETCLQVMGTPFSLTDDEMMRALERGWNHVFQGRPQKGFYIGRPHPPLTEVEIVKSTDPSNAHYMVRCEAGEPGLLICRGKNCMRGYTASPETSRDLFSSDGWYLGLGDVCFFLRPLANDGQVDGDEEQEERREDEKENRDEREEKETGEKEEKETGEKEKESRLDAGRARHLDYYWVTRSADVVIKGGANYSCAQISDDIKNCLLRLYEGKLAKTQISVATISMKIQSEHEDSCCVTVELTRRPDLGEEQDKQQETEREADAWHALISDINDNFLSRVRKDSSLLPKASVPDYIRIGKIPTNFKGLPDSSALKKSFAELLKNDD; via the exons ATGGACGGTCCTGCGGTCGACAATTCAACGGAGCCTTTCCTGAGATTCTGGGAAAAAACTCAG GATGGCTTGACTTCCTCAGTCTGGCTTTCTCGGGAGGATCTGCATCTCTTGGCGGCGCAAGCCAGCAGGCGTCTTGTTGAAAGTCTGGggggatgcatgcagaaagagcAAGGAAATTATTCTGTCTCTCAGCTGGCTGAAAATCACacggaacagagacagcagaaacaaGGGAAACAGCAGACGCGGGCGGGCGCAGCAACGGAAGGAATCGAGGGGCAAACCACAAACAGGACGGGGCTGCTGAAACCGTTGCGAG GAGTATGCATTGCGCACTACATGACGAAAAACAGAGTCGAAGAAGTGATTCTTCGTCTTGCAGCAAAAGCCTCTGGATACATCCCTGTGACCATCAACTGGGATGCGGACGG AATCGACCGCATTCTCTACAAAATTGAATCTACGCACTGCCAAGCTGTGATTGTCGATGAAGAGGTTCCTGTCGCCTGTCTCAACCGCCTagcagaagcagcgcaggGGCGCTTCAAGGTGAGAGACGCAGCTTCATTAACGTTGACTTTCCTGATACTTGCA caaatatgcatatgtgaACATGCGTTTGgttcttcgacttctcacTGCAGGTGCTTTCTGCGAAGGCGTTGTGTTTTCAAAGTCATGACAATCTTCCTGTTCC agagaagcagagttgcgaaaacgcgagaagaatgCAAGACTGCGATTTGCGAACTCTCAGTGGAGGAAAATCAGAGTGCATGCCctcaaaagaagagagagaagacaacgtTTCTCTTGTACGTTCAGTTCGAACACCACGAAACGCACAttgcagacacagagaaaaaaacgaggttGGGGAAAAGCGGCAAGATTGAGaggacagcgaaggagagttggagaaggagaaatcCACAGGGAAACAGACTCCAGAGGGAGAGATCCGCGGACcaatatctatatatctctTCACGCATCATATATGGAAATGCattcagcgcatgcacctgcTTACATATCGGTAT CATGCTGACGATCAGACatgcctttttttctctgttgggCTGTGTTTGGAAGGTCGTCTTTACGTCAGGAACGACTGGACGGCCGAAGGGCGCCATCCTGACGAACAA AAACATGGAGACTTCTTGTCTCGCTCTGCGGCAGCTTTTGGACCTGCGCGACGACACTCCTCTCACACTTGTCATTGTGAATCCTCTGCATCACGTCAACTCTTCAGTCATGCTCGAGCTCGCTCTCCGTTCGCGGCGCGCGAAAGTCCACTTGGTTTCGAG ATACACCACGTCCTTCTGGCGCCTTTTAGCGGATGTTgccgaagaggaagcggcggCGTCTGGACGTCCAGAACGCTCCGCAGTCCCGAAGAGAGACTTCCGGCTCCTCACCCCCCTCGTCTCGCGGCACATCGATTTCCTCCGCGAGCTTGTCGACACCAATCGCCTGActggggtgtctgtacaccgccTTGCACACGCGCTCAGACCGAAAGAAGTCGTCTTGTTGCTCGGCTCTGCGCCTGTTGGACTCACGACAGTTCAGACCTTTCTCCGGCTCCTCGGCAAACTGCCAGCGATCCGCTTTGGGTCGACGGAAACATGTCTCCAA GTGATGGGGACCCCCTTCTCTTTGACCGATGACGAAATGATGAGGGCACTGGAGCGAGGATGGAATCACGTTTTTCAGGGAAGGCCGCAGAAAGGATTTTACATTGGAAGGCCTCACCCTCCCTTgactgaagtggagatcGTCAAAAGCACAGACCCAAGCAACGCCCACTACATG GTCCGCTGCGAAGCAGGCGAACCTGGACTGCTGATCTGTCGCGGcaagaactgcatgcgcggttACACAGCCTCGCCAGAAACTTCCAGAgatctcttttcttcagacGGCTGGTACTTAGGATTAGGAgatgtctgcttcttcctcaggcCGCTCGCGAACGACGGACAagtcgacggagacgaggaacaggaagagaggagagaagacgagaaggagaatagagatgagagagaagagaaggaaacaggagagaaagaagagaaggagacaggagagaaagaaaaagagagcagGCTAGACGCTGGGAGAGCCCGCCACCTCGATTACTACTGGGTGACTCGGTCAGCCGACGTCGTCATTAAAGGAGGAGCCAACTACTCTTGTGCGCAAATCAGCGACGATATCAAGAATTGTTTGCTACGTTTGTACGAAGGAAAACTCGCGAAAACGCAGATTTCTGTCGCGACAATCAGCATGAAAATCCAAAGCGAACACGAAGACAGCTGCTGCGTAACCGTCGAACTCACCCGGCGTCCTGACCTCGGTGAAGAGCAAGACAAGcagcaagagacagagagagaagcagacgcatgGCATGCGTTGATTTCCGACATCAACGACAACTTTCTTTCGCGAGTCCGCAAAGACTCTTCTCTGCTACCGAAGGCAAGCGTCCCCGACTACATCCGGATAGGAAAAATTCCAACGAACTTCAAGGGCTTGCCAGACAGTTCAGCTTTGAAGAAAAGCTTCGCCGAACTTTTGAAGAACGACGACTGA
- the ARF1 gene encoding ADP ribosylation factor ARF1 (encoded by transcript TGME49_276140~Product name based on PMID:11278405.): MSRALTERNGIEQTSEARFSTVHSQNILAKFCFDCLPLSENGKGNRGAVCRFCPFSHVSRAASISPGDGEGRLESFASSIRVFCSVVCRGSRSLLSGEGFSSEDDAREPKLRTTAWCSRRTTLFLSPPPPRRVLVLFGVHCRCAEDRVCVAFVRVSLENPRVSRLQRVHQRFVREKSPTFCPSTLGCEASSTGEREVHISAHPPVCSPGSTRGIVFSFCLLPVCFSRVSARRQTVLLALCQSIPSVFCRFLPPCFQTSLFRLAPCSAPPAFFFLTSSRKPPSARTRRPVSFEKTLKPPALRRCLSHKRPAALKRRRASGPPSPVCPPREYAFLPSVSSSLLRRLRVRLPFQTDFLSLQATGASARSSFLGKMGLSVSRLWSRLFGKREMRILMVGLDAAGKTTILYKLKLGEVVTTIPTIGFNVETVEYKNISFTVWDVGGQDKIRPLWRHYFSNTHGLIFVIDSNDRDRIEDAREELHRMLNEDELRDAVLLIFANKQDLPNAMTAAEVTDKLHLHSIRHRNWFIQSTCATTGDGLYEGLDWLSRTLAQKNID; encoded by the exons ATGTCTCGCGCTCTGACGGAAAGGAACGGCATCGAGCAGACATCTGAAGCGCGCTTTTCGACAGTGCACTCTCAAAACATCCTTGCGAAGTTCTGTTTTGActgtctgcctctgtcggaGAACGGGAAGGGCAACCGCGGGGCAGTGTGTCGTTTCTGCCCATTCTCTCACGTTTCGCGCGCCGCCTCGATTTCTCCAGGTGACGGAGAAGGACGTCTGGAGAGTTTCGCGAGCTCCATCAGAGTTTTCTGTTCTGTTGTCTGTCGAGGAAGCCGCTCGCTTCTTTCCGGGGAAGGCTTCTCTTCCGAGGACGACGCGCGCGAGCCCAAGCTGCGAACCACCGCGTGGTGCTCGCGCCGAACAaccctttttctctcgcctcctcccccAAGAAGAGTCTTGGTTCTCTTCGGCGTCCACTGTCGGTGCGCGGAGGACCGTGTTTGCGTGGCTTTCGTCCGTGTCAGTCTGGAAAATccccgcgtttctcgtcttcagaGAGTGCACCAAAGGTTTGTGCGTGAGAAATCGCCGACTTTCTGTCCGTCCACGCTCGGCTGCGAAGCAAGCAGcacgggagagagggaggtaCACATTTCTGCACATCCACCTGTGTGTTCGCCCGGATCGACAAGAGGaattgttttttctttctgtcttcttcccgtctgcttttctcgcgtGTCTGCGCGTCGACAGACTGttctcctcgcgctctgcCAGTCGATTCCCTCCGTGTTTTGCCGTTTCCTCCCACCTTGTTTTCAGACGTCCTTGTTCCGTCTGGCGCCTTGCTCTGCGCCGCccgccttcttttttctcacgAGTTCTCGAAAGCCTCCGAGCGCGCGCACAAGAAGACCCGTTTCCTTCGAAAAAACGCTAAAACCGCCTGCCttgcgtcgctgtctctcgcacAAACGCCCCGCTGCTCTCAAGCGACGGCGCGCCTCCGGTCCGCCGTCCCCAGTCTGTCCACCGCGAGAGTacgcttttctcccctcggtttcctcctcgcttctccggcgtctccgcgtccGGCTTCCCTTCCAAACagacttcctctctctgcaagcGACAGGCGCTTCTGCgcgttcctctttcctgGGCAAGATGGGTTTGAGCGTCAGCCGCCTCTGGAGCCGCTTGTTCGGAAAACGCGAAATGCGTATTCTGATGGTCGGCCTGGACGCAGCTGGAAAAACCACCATTCTGTACAAACTCAAATTGGGCGAAGTCGTCACCACAATCCCCACCATTG GCTTCAACGTAGAAACTGTGGAGTACAAAAACATCTCCTTCACGGTATGGGATGTCGGTGGACAGGACAAGATTCGTCCTCTGTGGCGCCACTACTTCTCCAACACTCATGGTCTGATTTTCGTCATCGACAGCAACGACAGAGATCGCATTGAAGACG CTCGCGAGGAGCTGCACCGAATGCTCAACGAAGACGAGCTGCGAGACGCAGTTCTTCTGATCTTCGCGAACAAGCAGGATCTGCCGAACGCGATGACGGCGGCGGAAGTCACAGACAAACTGCATCTGCACAGCATCCGCCACCGCAACTGGTTCATTCAGTCCACCTGCGCCACCACGGGAGACGGTCTCTACGAGGGTCTCGACTGGCTTTCCCGTACTCTTGCGCAGAAAAA CATCGATTAG
- the CPC2 gene encoding cathepsin CPC2 (encoded by transcript TGME49_276130~Product name based on PMID:17164247.), producing the protein MSAAVEPRGRLSDGCCRRRLTPAAVLFLCRVLVLFWVNEAEPANGDLPAHCLVKHVLGEWEIQEGLWLPCQEEGNLTTDAARLHDPYCGYGIPDRVDAHGPMTPPNVSASFHALRTSRFTLFPDFRIEFEDGSSGLWTLVYDEGLHFEVSTPQNRRFFAFFKYQLAPDGQNRAWSYCHTTLVGWWERPAAPNLSLQDVEKAPPVYDIPEPIAPDTAADALLKSVKRGCWWGRKVGEDLSVPTNEVPKERRTPLEVPLWPTSRPPDVRTVAAVVRKNLAADAPWEPLDEEYVEIRGRKLRTMEEVWAHAGHQPLLISRQNIESTHLTLSVRPPLHLLAGIKPFGSPAGSDPPWRTVRDFDWANEDHVALRIGRRQSVIPDAPNQGGCGSCYAIATGTVLTSRLWIRYAANDDVFGKVNVSAFQGTSCNVYNQGCGGGYVFLALKFGQEHGFRTEDCVSEYHAMADKHKGSLSPNLQTCFDLGGQLGTSAFGCQAPPARASLPDSCNLSVKVTSWHYVGGVYGGCSEDDMLRTLWEHGPMAASIEPTIAFTVYKKGVFRAAYNSLVEQGDNWVWEKVDHAVVISGWGWAKHGDSWLPYWKVRNSWGTKWGEGGYARVLRGVNEMAIERVAVVGEVSLFRGGEHIPPLLARSLDSQGSSNASKDSERGETLVESVSPVFRGSASGSESGNPRDAATNESADMSESADADAESSSGSDDDEDGDMEKGDVESTTKQTTLFRPIQRHGEVLEEKRTGE; encoded by the exons ATGTCGGCGGCTGTGGAGCCTCGCGGCCGTCTTTCTGATGGCTGCTGCAGACGACGGCTGACGCCGGCAGCggtcctctttctctgccgcgtACTCGTCTTGTTCTGGGTGAACGAAGCAGAACCGGCGAACGGGGACTTGCCTGCCCACTGTCTCGTGAAACATGTCTTAGGAGAATGGGAGATTCAAGAAGGTCTCTGGCTCCCCTgccaagaagaaggaaacctgACGACTGACGCGGCCCGACTGCACGATCCGTACTGCGGATACGGCATCCCAGACAGAGTTGACGCACATG GTCCGATGACGCCTCCCAATGTTTCGGCGAGTTTCCACGCGCTGCGGACCTCGCGCTTCACTCTGTTTCCGGATTTCCGTATCGAATTTGAGGACGGCTCCTCCGGTCTCTGGACTCTAGTGTACGACGAGGGCCTTCACTTCGAGGTTTCGACTCCGCAAAACAGgcgtttctttgctttcttcaaATACCAACTGGCTCCGGACGGTCAGAACCGCGCCTGGAGCTACTGTCACACGACTTTGGTCGGCTGGTGGGAACGCCCTGCTGCCCCAAACCTGTCTCTCCAAGACGTCGAGAAAGCTCCGCCGGTCTACG acatCCCGGAGCCCATTGCCCCCGATACTGCTGCTGACGCGTTGCTGAAGTCGGTCAAACGAGGCTGTTGGTGGGGAAGAAAAGTAGGCGAAGACCTTTCCGTTCCGACCAACGAAGTCCCCAAGGAACGCCGCACCCCTCTGGAAGTCCCTCTGTGGCCTACTTCTCGTCCGCCTGACGTCCGAACGGTTGCTGCTGTCGTGAGGAAGAATCTCGCCGCGG ATGCCCCATGGGAGCCTTTGGACGAGGAGTATGTCGAAATTCGAGGGAGAAAGCTGCGCACAATGGAGGAGGTctgggcgcatgcaggacaCCAGCCTCTGTTGATTTCCAGGCAAAACATAGAGTCGACGCACTTGACACTCAGTGTCAGACCTCCCCTTCATTTGCTCGCTGGGATAAAGCCTTTTGGAAGTCCTGCAGGATCCGATCCGCCCTGGCGAACCGTTCGCGACTTCGACTGGGCTAACGAAGACCATGTCGCTCTCAGG atcggACGGCGACAGTCAGTTATTCCAGATGCCCCGAATCAAGGAGGCTGTGGTTCTTGCTACGCGATCGCAACTGGAACTGTCCTCACTTCAAG ACTCTGGATTCGATACGCAGCGAACGACGACGTTTTCGGCAAGGTCAACGTCAGCGCTTTCCAG GGAACAAGCTGCAACGTGTACAACCAAGGGTGCGGCGGCGGCTACGTATTCCTGGCGCTGAAGTTCGGGCAGGAACATGGCTTCCGTACAGAAGACTGCGTCAGCGAATACCACGCCATG GCTGACAAGCACAAAGGTTCACTTTCGCCGAACTTGCAGACTTGTTTCGACCTTGGCGGCCAGCTCGGGACCTCAGCGTTCGGCTGCCAGGCACCTCCAGCTCGAGCTTCTCTGCCGGATTCCTGCAATTTATCTGTCAAAGTGACTTCTTGGCACTATGTCGGAGGCGTTTACGGAGGGTGTTCGGAGGACGACATGCTGCGAACGCTCTGGGAGCATGGTCCGATGGCAGCATCCATCGAACCTACGA TTGCTTTCACTGTCTACAAGAAGGGCGTTTTCAGAGCTGCGTACAACAGCCTCGTCGAGCAGGGGGACAACTGGGTCTGGGAGAAG GTCGACCATGCCGTGGTTATTTCCGGCTGGGGCTGGGCGAAGCACGGAGATTCGTGGCTGCCGTACTGGAAAGTTCGGAATTCATGGGGAACGAAAtggggagaaggcggctACGCACGAGTGCTGCGAGGTGTCAACGAAATGGCAATCGAGCGCGTCGCTGTTGTCGGGGAagtttcgctttttcgcgGGGGGGAACACATTCCACCCTTGCTCGCAAGGTCTCTCGATTCACAGGGAAGTTCGAACGCTTCCAAAGACAGCGAAAGGGGGGAGACGCTGGTCGAATCTGTGAGTCCCGTTTTCCGCGGAAGCGCGTCGGGTTCCGAAAGTGGAAACCCAAGAGACGCGGCGACGAATGAAAGTGCAGACATGTCGGAgtctgcagacgcagacgcagagtcTTCGTCGGGGAGTGACGATGACGAAGACGGGGATATGGAGAAAGGTGATGTGGAGTCGACAACAAAACAAACGACTCTTTTCCGGCCTATCCAGCGTCACGGCGAAGTGttggaagaaaagagaacgggTGAATGA